ATTCACAACGCCATCTCGGTTCACATCTACTGACTTGTAAGATGCCTTCGTTTGGTTGCTGGCATCATATTCCACCAAGGTCTCTATTAATCCTGCTATTGGAGAAAAATCTGATATTTGGTTGCTGCTAAGGTCAAGCATTTTCAGGTTTACCAGACCCCGCAGGGGAGACACATCCGAGATCTCGTTGTCATGAAGATCCAACTCCGTCAAGTTTATCAATACGCTGAGGGGCGAGACATCCGAGACATTGTTGCCATCTACATCGAGCACCGTCAGATTTATCAAATCCTTGAGGGAAGACACATCCGAGATCCTGTTGTCATCAAGATCCAGGTCTGTGAGATTTATCATATTTTTCAGAGGGGACACATCCGAGATCTGATTGTCGTGAAGATCCAGAATCAACAGTTCTGTCATATCTGTGAGTGGCGATATATCAGATATCTTATTGCTATCAAGATCTAGTTCCGTCAAGTTTGTCAAAGTTCTAAGCGGGGACACATCCGAGATCTCATTTCCATCAAGATCCAGATATTTTAGATTTGTCAAAACTCTGAGTGGGGATATATCCGATATTTCGTTATCGTCAAGATCTAGCACTCTTAGTCTTGTTAAAGTTTTGAGCGGAGATATATCTGATATCTCGCTATCATCAAGATCTAAAAATACCAGCTTTGTTAAATTTTCGAGTGGTGATACATCCCATATTGGGTTGTCGTCAAGATCTAGGCGGCTCAAATTTCTCAAATCTTTGAGAGGAGACACATCCGAGATCTTGTTGTCAGAGATATCCAGGCGGCTCAGTTTTGCCATATTTATGAGAGGAGACACATCCGAGATCTTGTTGCTGTCAAGGTCCAAAAATTGCAGTTTTGTCAAAGTGTTGAGTGGAGACACATCCAATAACTGATTAAGCTGAAGACTTAGGTGTGTCAAGTTTGTCAAATTTTCGAGTGGAGACGCATCTGATAACCGATTATCTTTAAGCTTTAAGTGTGTCAAGTTTGTCAAATTTTCGAGTGGAGACGCATCTGATAACAGGTTTTGCTGAAGATCTAAGTATCTTAAGTGGATCAAAGCACGGAGCGGAGACACATCCGATATCTTGTTCTCACGAAGATCTAGTTCAATTAGTTTTGTCATATTTTTCAGTGGAGATACGTCCGGCAACTGATTACTTCT
The DNA window shown above is from Candidatus Poribacteria bacterium and carries:
- a CDS encoding leucine-rich repeat domain-containing protein, with product TETDMRSLEVLQGRCRFLTLAEVGGWGTSNRLICQLTNNTFKSRIQDLTGLEFAINLKELHLGSNSILDVSPLKSLTKLTYLDLGLNWQISDVSSLENLTNLTFLSLRSNQLPDVSPLKNMTKLIELDLRENKISDVSPLRALIHLRYLDLQQNLLSDASPLENLTNLTHLKLKDNRLSDASPLENLTNLTHLSLQLNQLLDVSPLNTLTKLQFLDLDSNKISDVSPLINMAKLSRLDISDNKISDVSPLKDLRNLSRLDLDDNPIWDVSPLENLTKLVFLDLDDSEISDISPLKTLTRLRVLDLDDNEISDISPLRVLTNLKYLDLDGNEISDVSPLRTLTNLTELDLDSNKISDISPLTDMTELLILDLHDNQISDVSPLKNMINLTDLDLDDNRISDVSSLKDLINLTVLDVDGNNVSDVSPLSVLINLTELDLHDNEISDVSPLRGLVNLKMLDLSSNQISDFSPIAGLIETLVEYDASNQTKASYKSVDVNRDGVVNLLDLVVVASNYGTPDPSALAGSELYPDVNSDGTVDVSDLLMIAAEIGSAGAPSLNKHWGDLSSLTAANLTRWIELAKHLDAGDPRIRKGITFLERLLSVLSMSVALPKETALLANYPNPFNPETWIPYQLSKPTEVCVSIHSADGKLVRNLELGQVQAGVYRSKSRAVYWDGRNGVGESVASGVYFYTLTAGEFTATRKMLIRK